One segment of Megachile rotundata isolate GNS110a chromosome 4, iyMegRotu1, whole genome shotgun sequence DNA contains the following:
- the sad gene encoding cytochrome P450 family protein sad isoform X1 codes for MNFTRNFSKSVKSISVCNSVTSMKWRATDCSYAGASRTSRIDDPSDISKSTDDTCRSKTEIAGKSRDRKYATMATATGNVLQEAPEPWGLPVFGTLFEFLFFGGPKKQHEYVDKRHRELGPVYRERLGPITAVFVNSPDEYRKIFRLEGAAPKHFLPETWTLYNEIRKRRRGLLFMNGEEWIHFRKILNKIMLMPDPTNLMGDSCHEVAKRLVQKWDKQIDTNAVIENIQVQLYQWSIEAMMATLMGTYWHSCKQQLSQDYEKLARTLYKIFEYSAKLYTVPAKLAMTLRLPAWTKFVESADTVFEIVRILVPEMTRVAGDGLLKRMMDEGIHEEDAICIVTDFILAAGDTTATNLQWILLLLCRHPEKQQKLFEHLKNLQQKELLRDSLLKGVIKESLRLYPIAPFISRYLPEDSVIGNYFVPKGELLVLSLYSSGRNSVNFPRPNEFLPERWIRTEDGTYEGVVHPHASLPFALGARSCIGRKLAEIQISLALAELIKKFEIECINKDQVELMLHLISIPSESIKLKLKRR; via the exons ATGAATTTCACTCGTAATTTTTCCAAAAGTGTCAAATCCATAAGTGTTTGCAACAGTGTTACTTCGATGAAATGGCGCGCAACGGACTGCAGTTATGCAGGCGCGTCGCGCACGTCGAGAATCGATGATCCGTCCGATATCTCGAAATCTACCGATGATACATGTCGATCGAAGACAGAAATCGCGGGAAAATCACGTGACAGAAAATATGCCACTATGGCTACAGCAACGGGAAACGTTCTGCAAGAAGCACCGGAACCGTGGGGACTTCCGGTGTTTGGAACACTTTTcgagtttttgttttttggcGGACCGAAGAAACAGCACGAGTATGTTGATAAAAGACACAGGGAACTGGGTCCTGTTTACAGAGAACGTTTGGGACCCATCACGGCGGTGTTTGTTAATTCTCCCGATGAGTATCGGAAGATATTTCGATTGGAAGGTGCAGCACCAAAACATTTTTTGCCGGAAACGTGGACCCTCTACAATGAGATACGAAAACGTCGACGCGGtttattgttcat GAACGGCGAAGAGTGGATACACTTTCGTAagatattaaacaaaataatgttaatgccAGACCCAACGAATTTAATGGGTGATTCCTGTCACGAAGTAGCTAAAAGACTCGTACAAAAGTGGGATAAACAAATTGACACAAATGCTGTTATCGAGAACATACAGGTTCAGCTTTATCAATGGTCTATTGAGG CGATGATGGCTACCTTAATGGGTACATATTGGCACTCTTGTAAACAACAATTATCTCAAGATTACGAAAAGTTAGCAAGAacgttgtataaaatatttgaatattcagcTAAATTATATACGGTGCCGGCTAAATTAGCGATGACTTTACGGTTACCAGCCTGGACGAAATTTGTCGAATCAGCCGACACGGTTTTCGAAATCGTTCGAATTCTGGTACCGGAAATGACTCGAGTAGCTGGCGACGgtttattaaaaagaatgatGGACGAGGGGATTCATGAGGAGGATGCAATTTGTATCGTTACCGACTTTATTTTAGCAGCTGGCGATACG ACAGCGACTAATCTGCAATGGATACTATTATTGCTCTGTAGACATCCTGAAAAGCAACAAAAATTGTTCGAACACTTAAAGAACCTCCAACAAAAAGAATTGCTGCGCGATTCTTTGTTAAAAGGAGTTATTAAAGAATCTCTTAGATTATATCCAATTGCTCCATTCATTTCTCGATATTTACCGGAAGATAGCGTGATCGGTAATTACTTTGTACCAAAAGGG GAATTACTGGTGCTTTCACTTTATTCAAGCGGTCGAAACAGCGTAAATTTTCCGCGACCGAATGAATTCCTTCCGGAAAGATGGATTAGGACGGAAGATGGTACTTATGAAGGTGTAGTACACCCACACGCGAGTCTACCATTTGCCTTGGGTGCAAGAAGCTGTATTGGTCGAAAACTTGCGGAGATACAAATATCGCTTGCTTTGGCAGAG ctgattaagaaatttgaaatagaatGTATAAACAAAGATCAAGTGGAATTAATGTTACACTTGATTTCTATTCCATCGGAatcgataaaattaaaattgaagcgAAGATAA
- the sad gene encoding cytochrome P450 family protein sad isoform X2, whose product MNFTRNFSKSVKSISVCNSVTSMKWRATDCSYAGASRTSRIDDPSDISKSTDDTCRSKTEIAGKSRDRKYATMATATGNVLQEAPEPWGLPVFGTLFEFLFFGGPKKQHEYVDKRHRELGPVYRERLGPITAVFVNSPDEYRKIFRLEGAAPKHFLPETWTLYNEIRKRRRGLLFMNGEEWIHFRKILNKIMLMPDPTNLMGDSCHEVAKRLVQKWDKQIDTNAVIENIQVQLYQWSIEAMMATLMGTYWHSCKQQLSQDYEKLARTLYKIFEYSAKLYTVPAKLAMTLRLPAWTKFVESADTVFEIVRILVPEMTRVAGDGLLKRMMDEGIHEEDAICIVTDFILAAGDTTATNLQWILLLLCRHPEKQQKLFEHLKNLQQKELLRDSLLKGVIKESLRLYPIAPFISRYLPEDSVIGITGAFTLFKRSKQRKFSATE is encoded by the exons ATGAATTTCACTCGTAATTTTTCCAAAAGTGTCAAATCCATAAGTGTTTGCAACAGTGTTACTTCGATGAAATGGCGCGCAACGGACTGCAGTTATGCAGGCGCGTCGCGCACGTCGAGAATCGATGATCCGTCCGATATCTCGAAATCTACCGATGATACATGTCGATCGAAGACAGAAATCGCGGGAAAATCACGTGACAGAAAATATGCCACTATGGCTACAGCAACGGGAAACGTTCTGCAAGAAGCACCGGAACCGTGGGGACTTCCGGTGTTTGGAACACTTTTcgagtttttgttttttggcGGACCGAAGAAACAGCACGAGTATGTTGATAAAAGACACAGGGAACTGGGTCCTGTTTACAGAGAACGTTTGGGACCCATCACGGCGGTGTTTGTTAATTCTCCCGATGAGTATCGGAAGATATTTCGATTGGAAGGTGCAGCACCAAAACATTTTTTGCCGGAAACGTGGACCCTCTACAATGAGATACGAAAACGTCGACGCGGtttattgttcat GAACGGCGAAGAGTGGATACACTTTCGTAagatattaaacaaaataatgttaatgccAGACCCAACGAATTTAATGGGTGATTCCTGTCACGAAGTAGCTAAAAGACTCGTACAAAAGTGGGATAAACAAATTGACACAAATGCTGTTATCGAGAACATACAGGTTCAGCTTTATCAATGGTCTATTGAGG CGATGATGGCTACCTTAATGGGTACATATTGGCACTCTTGTAAACAACAATTATCTCAAGATTACGAAAAGTTAGCAAGAacgttgtataaaatatttgaatattcagcTAAATTATATACGGTGCCGGCTAAATTAGCGATGACTTTACGGTTACCAGCCTGGACGAAATTTGTCGAATCAGCCGACACGGTTTTCGAAATCGTTCGAATTCTGGTACCGGAAATGACTCGAGTAGCTGGCGACGgtttattaaaaagaatgatGGACGAGGGGATTCATGAGGAGGATGCAATTTGTATCGTTACCGACTTTATTTTAGCAGCTGGCGATACG ACAGCGACTAATCTGCAATGGATACTATTATTGCTCTGTAGACATCCTGAAAAGCAACAAAAATTGTTCGAACACTTAAAGAACCTCCAACAAAAAGAATTGCTGCGCGATTCTTTGTTAAAAGGAGTTATTAAAGAATCTCTTAGATTATATCCAATTGCTCCATTCATTTCTCGATATTTACCGGAAGATAGCGTGATCG GAATTACTGGTGCTTTCACTTTATTCAAGCGGTCGAAACAGCGTAAATTTTCCGCGACCGAATGA
- the Rnb gene encoding BTB/POZ domain-containing protein Rnb — protein sequence MSTVNEKQECPLLPELLKHMKSGSKSGISSCLERLKNEPNCYKQFTKDAGLGILVNLLRFHNLRILNMTLSILANACISSDAREKVRGSKIANRVVSIIKHIKLENTLHCRACRLIGNLSECDWHAKSLCEAGAVQALVNLLQLDTNMQTYLMGVRAIRNIWSMHEGSREEIMESGIIYRITSLLVLAKEKSETNSKYLELIEACLKAMCAFLGTVDPRIREQMRGEKDVQGYKCIVQCCDTNNKMAIKCLYNLCQIAECRPILGNFGAVECLIALIKDHSELSKETLVSLCLFSREAVNRAKIRIGSGLELILTLLKDPDNEKYHPMLLHALTQFVYDDPSIVIMVKNGLLDILVARLRKMVTETIYDEEISVSRKRSNDSPPSKQTEFKFNKTSAGRFSLDYYRDDWSPGSASSVSFSPPSTPPLPFYDSIENDENTEDNYSPVCSDTEFMDNEDEPQEEVESLKSCKSITINIEETQDSDKGNKSNACDYTNDWTLVLLSRLSHSNDPIDRLADPTIIEALTAYIRCAKNQRASRILTRIIRNGAYLMPLLKQGFVFEAQTLYGSEQYTRQLCALAETGGAVGELTSILLRGEEAHKSVIAVSVPFLIRSRYILKSLLNSYGGLRLIFRVLSDQQHSLYENAIWSICQLANTLEIQPEIVEKCQNTDTASTDFPTVYDNHPKPATVTFELDDGTTVDACRQTLCQKSDVFSAMLEGNFSESGKKRVKLRNTSKESLNTLLLAANGATVQNRTIESLLDAVLLADKFLMADISEILTESSISRLNYKNFSRAWNWARLNSCHELKTCCVKSFLTASMTKSERVQAFQGFSTTGSFHEFLDEVREIINNVLCQR from the exons atgtcaactgTAAATGAAAAACAAGAATGTCCACTACTACCAGAGTTATTGAAACATATGAAATCAGGTTCGAAAAGTGGAATATCCTCGTGTCTAGAACGACTTAAAAACGAACCGAACTGCTATAAGCAGTTCACAAAAGATGCTGGACTAGGCATTTTAGTAAATTTACTTCGTTTTCATAATCTAAGAATACTGAACATGACTCTCAGTATTCTGGCAAATGCATGTATAAGTTCAGATGCAAGAGAAAAG GTCAGAGGATCTAAAATAGCAAATCGTGTAGTTTCGATAATTAAACATATCAAACTAGAAAATACTCTACACTGCCGAGCTTGCAGATTGATTGGAAATTTATCAGAATGTGATTGGCATGCTAAATCATTGTGCGAAGCTGGTGCAGTTCAAGCTTTAGTTAATCTTCTGCAATTGGATACAAATATGCAAACATATTTAATGGGTGTTAGAGCTATAAG GAATATTTGGAGTATGCATGAAGGTAGCAGGGAAGAAATCATGGAATCTGGAATAATTTATAGAATTACAAGTCTATTGGTGTTGGCAAAGGAAAAGTCAGaaacaaattctaaatatttagaGTTAATTGAAGCTTGTTTAAAAGCAATGTGTGCTTTTTTGGGTACAGTAGATCCTCGTATCAGAGAACAAATGAGAGGAGAGAAAGATGTACAAGGTTACAAATGCATTGTACAATGTTGtgatacaaataataaaatggcAATTAAGTGTCTGTACAATCTCTGCCAAATTGCAGAATGTCGACccattttgggaaattttggtgCTGTTGAATGTCTTATTGCTCTCATAAAAGATCATTCAGAACTGTCTAAAGAAACATTAGTTAGTCTGTGCTTGTTTTCTAGAGAAGCTGTAAACAGAGCAAAAATTAGAATAGGATCTGGCttagaattaatattaactttattGAAAGATCCTGATAATGAAAAGTATCATCCTATGTTATTACATGCACTGACACAATTTGTTTATGATGAtccaagtatagtaataatggTGAAAAACGGTTTGCTTGATATTTTAGTTGCCAGATTAAGAAAAATGGTGACTGAAACAATATATGATGAGGAAATTAGTGTTTCAAGGAAAAGGAGTAATGATTCTCCTCCAAGTAAACAAACAGAGttcaaatttaacaaaactAGTGCAGGACG ATTTAGTTTAGATTACTATCGTGATGATTGGAGTCCAGGCAGTGCTTCTAGTGTTTCTTTCTCGCCTCCTAGTACACCACCATTACCTTTTTATGATTCAATAGAAAACGATGAAAACACTGAAGATAATTACAGTCCCGTTTGCAGCGATACAGAATTTATGGATAACGAAGATG AGCCTCAAGAAGAGGTGGAATCATTGAAAAGTTGTAAATCAATAACTATAAACATAGAAGAAACTCAAGATTCGGATAAAGGAAATAAATCAAATGCTTGTGATTATACAAACGACTGGACATTAGTACTATTAAGTCGACTAAGTCATTCAAATGACCCAATCGACAGATTAGCCGATCCTACAATCATTGAAGCTTTAACAGCTTACATTAGATGTGCCAAAAATCAAAGAGCATCTAGAATTTTAACTAGAATTATAAG aAATGGAGCATATTTAATGCCATTATTAAAACAGGGTTTTGTTTTCGAAGCTCAGACATTATATGGTTCAGAACAATATACGAGACAGTTATGTGCACTAGCAGAAACCGGCGGAGCAGTAGGTGAACTTACGTCGATATTGCTTCGTGGAGAAGAAGCGCACAAATCTGTCATTGCAGTCTCAGTACCATTCCTAATTAGATCAcgatacattctcaaatctttatTGAATAGTTACGGTGGTCTTCGATTAATATTTCGCGTACTTTCTGACCAACAACACAGTCTTTATGAGAATGCTATTTGGTCAATTTGTCAACTAGCGAACACTCTAGAAATTCAACCTGAAATAGTAGAAAAGTGTCAGAACACAGATACTGCTTCGACTGATTTTCCAACAGTTTACGACAATCATCCAAAACCTGCAACGGTCACGTTTGAATTGGACGATGGTACAACTGTCGATGCTTGCAGGCAAACGCTATGCCAAAAATCTGACGTTTTTTCTGCGATGCTTGAGGGAAACTTTTCTGAATCAGGGAAAAAACGTGTCAAGCTACGAAATACGTCCAAGGAAAGTCTTAACACATTGTTGCTTGCTGCGAACGGAGCAACTGTTCAAAATAGAACTATTGAGTCTTTGTTAGACGCTGTTTTACTGGCTGACAAGTTTCTGATGGCTGATATATCAGAAATTTTAACGGAGAGTTCGATATCcagattaaattacaaaaattttagcaGAGCTTGGAACTGGGCTAGGTTAAATTCTTGCCATGAATTGAAAACTTGTTGCGTGAAAAGCTTTTTAACTGCATCTATGACAAAGTCTGAAAGAGTTCAAGCGTTCCAAGGTTTCTCTACCACCGGAAGTTTTCACGAGTTTTTGGACGAAGTGagagaaattattaataacgttCTGTGCCAACGTTAA